The Desulfatirhabdium butyrativorans DSM 18734 DNA segment GTTGTACCCAAAACGGGTTTTTCGTTCAGACACTATGTGTTCCATCATGTGGATGGATTTGTCCGACGAAGATTGCGGGCGATCCTACGCAGACATCAGCACCGTCCTGGATTTGGGAAATGTCTCTCGGATCACTTCAGGTGGCCAAATTCTTTCTTCGCAATGCTTGGGCTTTTCACCATGACAGAGGCCCATGCAATAGCAAGCCGATCACGCTGTTGAAACCACCGACTGGAGAGCCGTGTGCGGGAGAACCGCCTGCACGGTTCGGATGGCGGGGAGGGGAATACCCTTCCCGACCCAATAGATCTATGGGAGGGGGACTTGGACAGATTCTGGACACCGGGTTTCTCCGGAGTGACGAAAAATATCGGTTTTGCAATTGGCTATAGCAACACCCGCATATTGGATGGACCGGGAAAGCCCCCAACCCCGCGGAAGCCGAAGTTGATAAACTGTTAGAATCCTACCTTGGCGGGACTGGATTCTGGCGAGTGCGAAATCATATAGACCAAAGCATTTTTAGGGACGTGTAGGGGCGACCCGCCGGTCGCCCCTACAGGCTGCCCAATGCCCACTGAAGTATTTTCAGGATAAAAGGCGTTGATTTTGTCTCTGCAAGGTCTGACAAAACAAGATTATGGGAACGTCTGCTGATAGGCTTGGTATCCAGCTTTTAAAAGTGTAGCAAATGATATACAGTTTGACATGCTGCGGATCAGGCCGGATGAAGATCAATTTCATATTTTTTCATTTTTTTATACAGAAGGGTCCGGTGGATTCCCAGAAGTGCAGCAGCCCTGGCTTTGTTGTGGCTGGTTTCGTTCAGTGCGGCGAGGATGGCTTCCCGTTCAGCGCGTTGCTGAACGGATCGGATGGTGCCGGGGTTTTTCTTCCTTGTCGAGTGGTTTCGCTGGCACAGGTAAAAGGGCAGGTGTTGGGCCCGGATGATTTGATCGTCAAGGGTTGCCATGGTTCGTTCGAGTACATTGGCCAGTTCGCGAACATTTCCCGGCCAATTGTGTTCCAGGAGAATCTGTTTTGCATCAGCAGCAATACTGATCGGAGGTAGTGCCTGCTCGGCAGCGATTTGTGAAATCATGTGCTGAGCGATTTCCAGGATATCCGAACGGCGATCTTTCAAGGGCGGGATATTCAGCGAAATGACATTCAAACGATAGAAGAGATCGCTTCGGAATCGGCCCTCTGCAATCATCTTTTCCAGATCCTGATTGGTTGCAGCAACCAAACGGAAGTTGGCATGGCGCAGAACGGTGCTGCCTACCCGTTCGAATTCCTTTTCTTCCAACACGCGGAGCAGTTTGGGCTGCATTTCGATTGGCAGATCGCCGATTTCGTCCAGGAACAGGGTGCCATTATGGGAAAGTTCAATTTTTCCGGGTTTACCGCTGAGCCGTGCGCCGGTAAATGCCCCTTTTTCATAGCCGAAGAGCTCCGATTCCAGCAAGTCCCTTGGAATGGCTGCACAGTTGATGCGTACAAACGGATGGATTCTTCGGGCGCTGCCCTGGTGGATGGCCTGGGCGAAAAGTTCTTTGCCTGTACCGCTTGCGCCGGTGATCAATACGGGAAGATCATTTCCCGTTGCCTGGAGGGCTTCACGCCGCAATGCCCGAATGGCAGGACTGCTGCCTACGATGCTATCGAAATTGTAACGTGTGGAACGCAGGTTGATCAGTTCCTTTTCATAGAGTTCGACCTTGCTTTTCAATAGGGAAAGGTTTTGAGCCAATTTGCCGACATCCCGGACATCCTTGAACATCACCTGTCCAAAGACGGCAATGAGCCTGCCGTCCTGAAAAATCGGTATGCGCTGAACGACCATATTTTGGCCAAGGATGTGTTGAGAGCGATTGATTTCTGCTTTACCTGTCTGCGCAACGATATGCATACGGCTATTTTCAATGGCTTCGGTGCAGTGCTTCCCGATCTGCTCTTCCGGTTTTACGCCAAGAAACTGGCCGTAAGGGCGATTGAAATGCGTGATGTATCCATCTGGATCCGTGACTACAGCCCCATTATAGATGCTGTCAAAAATCAATTCCCACATTTTCAAACGCTGAAGCAGATCGGCAACCAATTTCCAGGGGTCTGTTTCAGACATCGTCAGGTATCCTTTTCTGGAAGATCAAATCATAAGCGATGCGCCACGCCCGAACATGAAAATCGGAGTCAGCAGCTTTTTTCCGGGTTCTTGATTTCTGGTTCCTGCCTCCGATTTTTACGATGACGTTGCCTTTCTGCTACATGTAGCATTATCGATACAACGGATTTGCCCATCTGTCAAACATGAAACTGGGCTCAAGGGAAATGGATCATCTTGAACTTTCTGAACTGATCTCATTGCAAAAGTCCTTCTGCGTCATTCCGGCTAAATCCCGCCTTTGGCGGGAGGAATCCATTCATTTCAAAGCGTTATAAACCCCGGCTTTCGCCGGTGTGACGAAAAATGGGGGGTTGCAATTGGCCCAACTTGCAACGAATATATGTCTTGAAGTCTTCTGGCTGTCCTTCCGTTGGAAGTTGGAATTAAACTTGCTAAGGAAAGTGAATGAAGCTTATTCAGAAGATAGCATGTAGAAGAGAAGATGGACAACAGATTACCTATTCTGTGAAGGAGGTGCCCTTGAACATTCAGGAACCCGCCATTGAGCGAAAAGATATTCTGGTTCTTGAGGACAGCGCGTTTCATCCAGGCAATGTATGTATTGTCACTGGCGCCGGGACGGGGATTGGCCGGGCCACGGCAGTGGCTGCGGCTGTCAACGGGTTGACTGTTGTCGGGTTCGATATCAATACGGTCGAAGGAAAAAAGACCGTTGCGCTGGCAAGAGATTTGGGCGGCGCCATGATTTTTGAAACGGTAGATCTTACCGACGACAAGGCCGTTCAGGCTGCCGTAAAGCGGGCGGCATCCGCCGGGAAAATTCGTTATCTCGCCAATATCGCCGGTATTCAGCATATCGATTCGATTCCCGATTTTCCCATGGAAACCTATGATTTGATGCAGAAGCTGATGCTGCGCGCCCCGTTTTTACTCTCCAAACTGGTGATGCCACGCATGCGCGAAAATGCAGATGGCCAGGGCGTGATCGGGCATATGGCATCGATTCATGCCCATATCTGTACCATGAACAAACCTGTGTACAATATCACCAAATTTGGCTTGCGAGCGCTTGCACAGTCAATTTCCGCCGAAGGGCAGGGGAACATCCGTTCATTCACCATCAGCACGGGATATGTTCAAACAGCATTGGCTCTCCAACAAATCCCGGCTCAGGCGGCCCAGCGAGGCATCAGCGAGGAAAGCGTCGTGCGCGATGTCATGATGGGCAAGTCGCGGGTCAAGGAGATGATGACGCCAGTGGAAGTGGGAAACCTCTTTGTGTTCGGTTTTTCACGATTTTCGCGTTACCTCGTTGGAGGTGATCTGCTTTTTGATGGGGGGGTGGTGCTGACTTATTGATTCTTGTATGGATGGGATGTGTTGCGGCAGAACCAGTTGGGATGGCCTTTCAAAGAACCCTGGCGCCTATGGCATCCTTGGTCCATCAACGGTTCAATGATTCATTTTGACGGGATACCGGCTTTCGCCGGAAATGCCCATGTTCAGTGGAAATTGGAGCCATCCGCCGTTATTCTGACTTCTGACTCCTGACTTCCACCTTTCATGGGAATGAGGGAAAACGTTGTTCCCCGTTTGATTGCGAGTCCATCCAGCATGAAAAGAACGTCAACCACAAAGCAAGGAGGTATTGACATGATGAGCAGAAAGAAACTTTGGTCGTGGATTTCCTGTGCAATCGTTGTGGCTGTTATTTTCGGCTCGCCAGCATGGGCTAAGGTGATCCATTGGCGAATGACCTCAACGTGGCCGCCTTCCATTTCGCTCATTGAGGCTGATCAAGCTTTTGTAAAGGCGGTCAACCAGTTGTGCAAGGGCCGCCTGGAGATCAAGTTCTTTTCCGGCGGCACCTT contains these protein-coding regions:
- a CDS encoding SDR family oxidoreductase, which produces MPLNIQEPAIERKDILVLEDSAFHPGNVCIVTGAGTGIGRATAVAAAVNGLTVVGFDINTVEGKKTVALARDLGGAMIFETVDLTDDKAVQAAVKRAASAGKIRYLANIAGIQHIDSIPDFPMETYDLMQKLMLRAPFLLSKLVMPRMRENADGQGVIGHMASIHAHICTMNKPVYNITKFGLRALAQSISAEGQGNIRSFTISTGYVQTALALQQIPAQAAQRGISEESVVRDVMMGKSRVKEMMTPVEVGNLFVFGFSRFSRYLVGGDLLFDGGVVLTY
- a CDS encoding sigma-54 interaction domain-containing protein, whose translation is MSETDPWKLVADLLQRLKMWELIFDSIYNGAVVTDPDGYITHFNRPYGQFLGVKPEEQIGKHCTEAIENSRMHIVAQTGKAEINRSQHILGQNMVVQRIPIFQDGRLIAVFGQVMFKDVRDVGKLAQNLSLLKSKVELYEKELINLRSTRYNFDSIVGSSPAIRALRREALQATGNDLPVLITGASGTGKELFAQAIHQGSARRIHPFVRINCAAIPRDLLESELFGYEKGAFTGARLSGKPGKIELSHNGTLFLDEIGDLPIEMQPKLLRVLEEKEFERVGSTVLRHANFRLVAATNQDLEKMIAEGRFRSDLFYRLNVISLNIPPLKDRRSDILEIAQHMISQIAAEQALPPISIAADAKQILLEHNWPGNVRELANVLERTMATLDDQIIRAQHLPFYLCQRNHSTRKKNPGTIRSVQQRAEREAILAALNETSHNKARAAALLGIHRTLLYKKMKKYEIDLHPA